The following proteins come from a genomic window of Flavobacteriaceae bacterium MAR_2010_188:
- a CDS encoding His Kinase A (phospho-acceptor) domain-containing protein, with protein sequence MKKKIVLIWLLLLLVALIIDTLTPLGFADYFLYSGILFLFMYSNKKYILLAGITSIAFIIIGHYLSPNNFLIPLPIAISNRILGILLVVFIMFIMLKFSKRGITLLEKINELEITNKELESFNFISSHDLQEPLRKIQNFVSVLLKEKNISDDGKYYLGELSKTSKQMRMLIEDLLKYSRINKIDLNFEKVKLNNVFDEVITNFKETIAEKTAKIQIEGNCDASIVPPLFRQVICNLIDNSLKFSYPDRQLRIFIRSEIIYSNKLIPELSSNLNYCHISVTDNGIGFDSQYNERVFDFFERLNGQEYPGTGLGLAICRKIVETHNGIIKANGELNKGAHFDIYIPA encoded by the coding sequence ATGAAAAAGAAAATAGTTTTAATATGGTTGCTTTTGTTGTTGGTAGCTTTAATTATCGATACGCTGACCCCTTTAGGATTCGCTGATTATTTTTTATATTCAGGAATACTGTTCCTTTTTATGTATTCTAATAAAAAATATATTCTTTTAGCCGGAATAACAAGTATTGCATTTATAATAATCGGGCATTATCTTTCACCAAATAACTTTTTAATCCCACTTCCGATTGCAATTTCTAACCGTATTTTAGGTATTTTACTTGTTGTTTTTATTATGTTTATAATGCTTAAATTTTCTAAAAGAGGAATTACGCTTCTTGAAAAAATTAATGAACTTGAAATTACAAATAAAGAATTGGAATCCTTTAACTTCATTTCAAGTCATGATTTACAAGAACCATTGCGAAAAATACAAAATTTTGTAAGTGTATTGCTTAAAGAAAAGAATATTTCCGATGATGGAAAATATTACTTGGGCGAGTTAAGCAAAACATCTAAACAAATGCGAATGCTCATTGAGGATTTGTTGAAATATTCCCGCATCAATAAAATTGACCTTAATTTTGAGAAAGTAAAACTTAACAATGTTTTCGATGAAGTAATTACCAACTTCAAAGAAACTATTGCAGAAAAAACAGCAAAGATACAAATTGAAGGGAATTGTGACGCAAGCATTGTCCCGCCTCTATTTCGCCAAGTTATTTGTAATCTAATTGATAACTCCTTGAAATTTTCATATCCTGACCGCCAACTGCGAATTTTTATTAGGAGCGAAATCATTTATAGCAACAAATTGATTCCTGAACTTTCTTCCAATTTGAACTATTGCCATATAAGCGTTACTGACAACGGCATCGGCTTTGACTCGCAATACAATGAACGTGTCTTTGATTTTTTTGAGCGACTCAACGGACAGGAATATCCAGGGACCGGTTTGGGGTTGGCAATATGTAGGAAAATTGTAGAAACTCATAATGGTATAATTAAAGCAAATGGCGAATTAAACAAGGGCGCACACTTTGATATTTATATTCCTGCTTAA
- a CDS encoding L-aminopeptidase/D-esterase: MKRIFIAFTVTLICFQSYGQKPRARDLGVPFFGETGKLNAITDVSGVEVGYSTIISGEGENIVGRGPVRTGVTAIFPRGKDKKFSPVYSNWYSLNGNGEMTGTTWVTESGFLETPIMITNTNSVGVVRDAILKWYVDTDWYNGEEWWYTYPVVAETYDGFLNDIYGFHVKEKHVLEAINNSAGGKIEEGNVGGGTGMMCLGFKGGTGTASRLVKINDSTYTVGVLVQANFGRKKSLTIAGVPVGRELLDTLNNELKLPPQSYRKEGDGSIIVIVATDAPLLPHQLKRISQRVPLGIGLVGGYGTNGSGDIFLAFSTANETAFNRAGTSTVETFSNDLISPFFEATVQSVEEAIVNALVAAETMEGINGNKSYALPHNLLIDVLKKYNRIKQ; encoded by the coding sequence ATGAAAAGAATATTTATAGCTTTTACAGTAACGCTCATTTGTTTCCAATCTTACGGACAAAAACCAAGAGCAAGAGATTTAGGAGTTCCTTTTTTTGGCGAAACTGGCAAGCTAAATGCTATTACAGATGTCAGTGGTGTTGAGGTTGGCTATAGCACGATTATCTCTGGCGAGGGAGAAAATATTGTTGGGAGAGGTCCGGTTAGAACTGGTGTAACAGCAATTTTCCCAAGAGGTAAGGATAAAAAGTTTAGTCCTGTTTATTCAAATTGGTACAGTCTAAATGGTAATGGAGAAATGACTGGCACAACTTGGGTTACTGAATCGGGTTTTTTGGAAACTCCTATTATGATTACCAACACAAATAGCGTGGGTGTAGTTAGAGATGCTATTTTGAAATGGTATGTTGATACAGATTGGTACAATGGAGAAGAATGGTGGTATACTTATCCAGTAGTTGCTGAAACTTATGATGGATTTCTAAATGATATTTATGGTTTTCACGTAAAAGAAAAACATGTACTAGAAGCCATTAATAACTCAGCAGGCGGGAAAATTGAAGAAGGAAATGTGGGCGGAGGAACTGGAATGATGTGTTTGGGATTTAAAGGAGGAACTGGGACAGCATCAAGGCTTGTGAAAATTAATGACTCAACTTATACAGTTGGCGTTTTGGTACAAGCAAACTTTGGTAGAAAAAAGTCCTTAACCATTGCAGGCGTTCCAGTCGGAAGAGAACTACTAGATACTTTAAACAATGAATTGAAACTACCGCCACAATCTTATCGAAAAGAAGGAGACGGTTCTATCATAGTTATAGTAGCTACGGATGCTCCATTACTTCCTCATCAATTGAAAAGAATTTCTCAGAGAGTTCCATTAGGAATCGGGTTGGTCGGAGGATACGGCACAAATGGTTCAGGAGATATTTTCTTAGCTTTTTCAACAGCTAACGAAACTGCATTTAATAGAGCAGGTACTTCAACCGTTGAAACATTTTCAAATGATTTAATTAGTCCATTTTTTGAAGCAACTGTTCAGTCAGTGGAAGAAGCTATAGTAAATGCCTTGGTAGCAGCGGAAACAATGGAAGGAATAAATGGTAACAAATCATATGCCTTACCACACAACCTGTTGATTGACGTTTTAAAGAAATATAATCGAATAAAACAATAA
- a CDS encoding Metal-dependent hydrolase, beta-lactamase superfamily II, whose amino-acid sequence MSLNQKSTYFIFIDDTKRILLKALKFFIRGLGFLRLMKMKMKILKGGSGDCILIHTNGQNLLIDGGNDVEYLFPQIDEIYNRGEILDLLVITHHDEDHILGILKLLQEVKKGRFGNPKLFIRNVLFNSPKKILGIPIPIIDNLLSYKQACEVENLISELELEWNLCTEESEGMKFGKTSLSFLSPISRDITKYGKNQGAYLSSDERCDWNSPIRDLIVNMDDDDLDNTLPNQTSIVILIEHESKKILLTGDVTPKRLNQILTSYNARTGDDYLRLDYFKIPHHGSYRSLTKELLSKINCSNFIISTNSKRYFFPNKRAIVKILSSINNSGESIRFHFNYKESIDKLKINYLEEQKYKLELIPNNKEYGIEIN is encoded by the coding sequence ATGAGTCTAAACCAAAAATCCACTTATTTCATCTTTATTGACGATACGAAAAGAATTTTGTTGAAGGCTCTAAAATTTTTTATAAGAGGACTTGGTTTTCTAAGGTTAATGAAAATGAAAATGAAAATTTTAAAAGGTGGAAGTGGCGATTGTATATTAATACATACGAATGGTCAAAACTTGTTAATTGATGGAGGCAATGATGTAGAGTATCTCTTCCCTCAAATAGATGAGATTTACAATAGGGGTGAAATACTTGACCTTTTGGTAATTACACATCATGATGAAGACCACATACTTGGCATCCTTAAATTATTACAAGAGGTAAAAAAGGGAAGATTTGGAAATCCTAAGTTGTTTATACGAAATGTTCTATTTAATTCTCCAAAGAAGATATTAGGTATTCCAATACCAATAATTGATAATTTGTTGTCTTATAAACAAGCTTGTGAAGTTGAAAACTTGATAAGTGAATTAGAATTAGAATGGAATTTGTGCACCGAGGAATCAGAAGGCATGAAGTTTGGCAAAACATCCTTAAGTTTCCTATCGCCTATCTCGAGAGACATCACTAAATATGGCAAAAATCAAGGAGCTTACCTCTCAAGTGATGAAAGGTGTGATTGGAATTCGCCAATTAGAGATTTAATTGTAAATATGGATGATGATGACTTAGATAACACGCTCCCAAATCAGACGAGCATCGTCATATTAATCGAGCATGAATCAAAGAAGATTCTTTTGACAGGTGATGTTACACCGAAGAGGTTGAATCAAATTCTCACATCATATAATGCTCGAACTGGAGATGATTATTTACGTCTTGATTATTTTAAGATACCACATCACGGAAGCTACAGAAGTTTAACCAAAGAATTACTCAGCAAAATTAATTGCTCGAATTTTATTATTTCAACGAATTCGAAGAGATATTTTTTTCCAAATAAGAGAGCAATCGTGAAAATCCTATCAAGTATCAATAACAGTGGGGAAAGTATCCGATTCCATTTTAATTACAAAGAATCAATAGATAAGTTAAAAATTAATTATCTAGAGGAACAAAAATATAAGTTAGAATTGATACCGAATAACAAGGAATATGGAATCGAAATCAATTAA
- a CDS encoding P63C domain-containing protein, whose product MESKSIKYQNLRDCGVKIIATIKGVTDVTGSGILYLNRNDVEYDYVITAKHILQESSKTQYKASVISKIEIQHPIEKRFELLAEIKKNQISQRVIAFDEDFAIIKIEKNQKHQFPPILVSDEPDIEDEDFYVWGTYAANYEQIHKVDFKKNDEISRRYQTKVYFEPYLMKGISGAALFSANKPCIYGIIRGFESEKMTNQTLDLVEISFTSINKKLQSLNLVPMDTEESKSKKILSKRVIDLYQAVINGMVLNIEQARRRLRTDLFDDWFHDPLMYVDLLSKEYLFSQFEDDFYTELYKPEKWNLFYVPKKRLSHRKAYVGSFKDRIIYMAMVGSLADKLDQAMISQTYSARYNKYSSDQLILNGVEQWKKLNHQLNLEANARLSTTKFKHNCLIEVDILNFYDNVDISLLATKIRRVCKTSNDFNVTDQLKNFLIRISGQNTGLPQNSDASSLLATFYINQVDVFMSNHCTSYYRFMDDIKIFCKNKYEARNLLQLLEFELKRCGLSINAQKTKIFELTDNGTSNDNMVNRKTYFKQFNLELLKLKRLLNSDDSNYRNEAFHLTIQLLNRLFQQEDPLSEIESSRELNYLLSTLKKLVIKDIRVANDKFIEMINKSIYLLHDSPWLTYQVCSILSLLSSEMVHNEFLPDLIPLVLDSRFNIFAYQNYQVWLLLAHHKCDVENLREFAIDQIERNDQTNEAGIAAMIIYMCSVDPHYHRIINRKFTEGKYQHSYFQARLSLIAQRTLEISSIPVDKIHSTLKKAPTFTNSFKDKELVLSPRDFYRSEDTINDQLYSL is encoded by the coding sequence ATGGAATCGAAATCAATTAAATATCAAAATCTTCGTGATTGTGGGGTAAAAATAATCGCAACTATAAAAGGAGTAACGGACGTAACGGGATCTGGCATTTTATATCTAAACCGTAACGATGTGGAGTATGATTATGTAATAACAGCAAAACATATTTTACAAGAGAGCTCAAAGACTCAATACAAAGCAAGTGTAATCAGTAAAATTGAAATTCAGCACCCAATAGAAAAGCGCTTTGAACTCTTAGCAGAAATAAAAAAAAATCAGATAAGTCAAAGAGTAATAGCTTTTGATGAAGATTTTGCAATAATTAAAATTGAAAAGAATCAAAAGCATCAATTCCCGCCAATTCTCGTATCAGATGAGCCTGATATAGAAGATGAAGATTTTTACGTTTGGGGGACCTACGCCGCTAATTATGAGCAAATACATAAAGTTGATTTCAAGAAAAACGATGAAATATCGAGGCGCTATCAGACAAAAGTATATTTCGAGCCTTACCTGATGAAAGGAATTTCAGGCGCAGCATTATTTAGCGCTAATAAACCATGCATATATGGCATAATTCGAGGTTTCGAGAGTGAGAAAATGACAAATCAGACATTGGATCTTGTTGAGATTTCATTTACTTCAATTAATAAAAAACTTCAATCACTTAATCTGGTTCCTATGGATACTGAGGAATCAAAATCAAAAAAAATACTTTCTAAAAGAGTAATAGATTTATATCAGGCCGTTATTAATGGTATGGTCTTGAATATTGAGCAAGCGAGAAGAAGACTTCGTACAGATCTCTTTGATGATTGGTTTCATGACCCATTAATGTATGTTGATTTGTTGAGCAAAGAATATTTGTTTAGCCAATTTGAAGATGATTTTTATACTGAATTATATAAACCAGAAAAATGGAATTTATTTTATGTACCCAAGAAAAGACTTTCACATAGAAAAGCGTATGTCGGATCTTTCAAAGATAGAATTATCTATATGGCTATGGTTGGATCGTTAGCAGACAAACTAGACCAGGCTATGATTTCTCAAACATATTCAGCTCGATACAATAAGTACAGTTCGGATCAATTAATCTTAAATGGCGTTGAGCAATGGAAAAAGCTTAATCACCAATTAAATTTAGAGGCAAATGCCCGGTTAAGCACAACTAAGTTTAAGCACAATTGTCTTATTGAAGTGGATATATTAAATTTCTACGACAATGTAGATATTTCGCTTTTAGCTACCAAGATTCGACGGGTATGTAAAACATCAAATGATTTTAATGTAACTGATCAGCTTAAAAATTTTCTCATTCGAATCTCTGGACAGAATACAGGATTACCTCAGAATAGTGATGCCTCATCACTCTTAGCTACATTTTATATTAATCAAGTTGATGTATTTATGTCAAATCACTGTACTTCATACTATAGATTTATGGATGACATTAAAATTTTTTGCAAAAACAAATATGAAGCTCGAAACCTACTACAACTTTTGGAGTTTGAGCTAAAGAGATGTGGCTTATCTATAAATGCTCAGAAGACAAAAATCTTTGAATTGACAGATAACGGCACCTCTAATGATAACATGGTAAATCGAAAAACTTATTTTAAGCAGTTCAATCTTGAATTACTTAAGCTTAAGCGATTACTTAACTCTGATGATTCTAATTATAGAAACGAGGCTTTTCATTTAACCATTCAGTTACTCAACAGATTATTTCAACAAGAGGATCCATTGTCTGAAATTGAATCTTCGCGAGAACTAAATTATTTATTGTCAACTTTAAAAAAGTTAGTTATCAAAGACATACGGGTAGCAAATGATAAATTTATAGAGATGATAAATAAATCTATCTATTTATTACATGATAGCCCATGGTTGACATATCAGGTATGCAGTATCCTAAGTTTGTTAAGTTCAGAAATGGTGCATAATGAATTTTTGCCAGATTTAATTCCTCTCGTTTTAGATTCACGTTTTAATATATTTGCGTATCAAAATTATCAAGTTTGGCTCTTACTTGCCCACCATAAGTGTGATGTAGAAAATTTAAGAGAATTTGCGATTGATCAAATAGAGAGAAACGATCAAACTAATGAAGCAGGCATAGCTGCAATGATAATCTACATGTGTTCTGTTGACCCTCATTATCATAGAATAATTAATCGAAAATTCACAGAAGGTAAATATCAGCATAGCTATTTTCAGGCACGTCTATCGTTAATAGCTCAAAGAACGCTTGAAATTTCTTCAATTCCTGTAGATAAAATTCATTCAACATTAAAAAAAGCACCAACTTTTACCAATTCATTTAAAGATAAGGAGCTAGTTCTTTCTCCTAGAGATTTTTACCGTTCTGAAGATACAATTAACGACCAACTTTATTCCTTATGA
- a CDS encoding DNA polymerase I-3'-5' exonuclease and polymerase domains: MNNTYIVLKMDSEWRQLDVEKLDVLSPLSSIEQTATYITVQSNELIRNFKKRKIKKLPEIIDLECFAKQMLQQGGNLKKTSTWSALRFLHEQNEINSEFKLDNSTTLEFMIMLNRVYNRMLDDDVCEKERFQKIEIPVNTILYNRQLKGIKINWALAENRCKKLEENMFEIKNILQLEYLIFDPENYLAQYNYLKSKNYKVIRSIPYTIKTRRKSDKICNLLYDLSRATKDLNSILIMLATYGGRSNIHPSYKGFGTITSRITMREPSIQNLKKSNRDIIVPHDKKKFIYVDYVQFEAGIMASLSKDKKLIDLYKKDIYLDIAEKVLNKKDNREDAKIIFYRFMYGDDTLPPEVNDYFNQFVQLKSFIYNIGLELKEKEIIYSIFGNGRKAGETSSWALSHKIQSTASLIYKKALLRTHKEVLEADFIIPMHDATLYEISSEEDNNELIEKIINIYKEEFQAICPELEPEVMIKKFFESDSETFPAY, from the coding sequence ATGAACAATACTTACATAGTTCTTAAAATGGATTCCGAATGGAGGCAATTGGACGTTGAGAAATTGGATGTTCTAAGTCCATTATCATCTATAGAGCAAACTGCCACCTACATTACTGTTCAGTCTAATGAATTAATTAGAAATTTTAAGAAAAGAAAAATTAAAAAACTACCAGAAATAATTGATTTGGAGTGTTTTGCTAAACAAATGCTTCAACAAGGAGGTAATTTAAAAAAAACCTCAACTTGGTCTGCACTTCGATTTCTTCACGAACAAAATGAAATTAATTCAGAATTCAAGCTTGATAATTCAACCACATTAGAGTTTATGATTATGTTAAATAGGGTTTATAATAGGATGCTAGATGACGATGTTTGTGAAAAAGAAAGATTTCAAAAAATTGAAATACCAGTTAATACAATTTTATATAATAGACAATTGAAAGGAATAAAAATCAATTGGGCATTGGCTGAAAATCGTTGTAAGAAGCTGGAAGAAAACATGTTTGAAATTAAAAATATACTCCAATTAGAATATTTAATTTTTGACCCTGAAAACTATTTAGCCCAATATAATTACTTGAAATCAAAAAACTACAAAGTTATTCGATCAATACCTTATACTATTAAGACTCGACGAAAGAGCGATAAGATTTGTAATTTATTATACGATTTATCTAGAGCTACAAAGGATTTAAATTCTATATTGATAATGCTCGCAACATACGGAGGACGTTCCAATATACATCCATCCTATAAAGGTTTTGGAACAATAACATCCAGAATCACTATGCGAGAACCGTCTATTCAGAATTTGAAAAAATCGAATAGAGATATTATTGTTCCTCATGATAAAAAAAAATTTATTTATGTAGATTATGTTCAATTTGAAGCCGGAATAATGGCGTCACTTTCAAAGGATAAAAAGTTAATAGATCTATATAAGAAAGATATATATTTAGACATTGCAGAAAAAGTATTAAATAAAAAAGATAATCGGGAAGATGCGAAGATAATATTTTATCGCTTTATGTATGGAGATGATACACTACCACCCGAAGTCAATGATTACTTTAATCAGTTTGTTCAACTTAAGTCTTTTATTTATAATATAGGTTTAGAATTGAAAGAAAAAGAAATCATCTATTCCATTTTTGGTAATGGGAGAAAAGCTGGTGAGACAAGCTCTTGGGCACTAAGTCACAAAATTCAATCTACTGCATCACTAATATACAAAAAAGCACTTTTACGCACACACAAAGAGGTTTTGGAAGCTGATTTTATAATTCCTATGCATGATGCAACATTATATGAAATTTCATCAGAAGAGGATAATAATGAATTAATAGAAAAAATAATTAACATCTATAAGGAAGAATTCCAAGCTATTTGTCCAGAATTAGAACCAGAGGTGATGATAAAAAAGTTTTTTGAAAGTGATTCTGAAACTTTCCCTGCATACTGA
- a CDS encoding transcriptional regulator, LytTR family, which translates to MKTLKKYVNQPYPFYFKGKKLFQISVVIFSLSFFFNYVFEPFEVNEPELKFSYFWVSIIHSLSPFLALIPVSLFVSKNHKKVENWKLKYEFTFIAVLLLLTGIIQFLLRDLLYDNPENWSWFYLKEEIINTIYVGSILAFIIVSANLNIQFFKNSEKASTFNSKLKNSSASNSISEVFIETELKSENFKLNLQDFVFAKSQGNYVELYVVENSRTKPILKRLKLKDLEIILEPFNHIIRTHRSYLLNTDYIENVYGNAQGYKIQLKDCEDIVPVSRNYLEAFNSKMQS; encoded by the coding sequence TTGAAGACGCTCAAAAAATACGTCAACCAACCCTATCCCTTTTACTTCAAAGGGAAAAAGCTATTTCAGATAAGCGTGGTTATTTTTTCGCTCTCCTTTTTCTTTAATTATGTTTTTGAACCGTTCGAAGTCAACGAACCGGAATTAAAGTTCTCTTACTTTTGGGTGTCCATCATCCATTCCCTCAGTCCGTTTCTTGCCTTGATTCCAGTATCCTTATTTGTTTCTAAAAACCACAAAAAAGTAGAAAACTGGAAGCTGAAATATGAATTTACTTTTATCGCGGTTCTGCTGTTGCTCACTGGTATCATTCAATTTTTGCTGAGGGATTTGCTTTATGACAATCCCGAGAATTGGTCTTGGTTCTATTTAAAGGAAGAAATCATAAATACCATTTACGTGGGCTCAATTTTGGCGTTTATCATTGTGTCGGCCAATCTCAACATCCAATTTTTTAAGAACAGTGAAAAGGCTTCCACCTTTAATTCTAAGTTGAAGAATTCTTCTGCTTCAAATTCTATTTCTGAAGTTTTTATTGAAACTGAATTGAAATCGGAAAACTTTAAGCTTAACCTTCAAGATTTCGTTTTTGCCAAATCCCAAGGAAATTATGTTGAACTATATGTCGTTGAAAATTCCCGGACTAAACCGATTTTAAAACGTTTAAAGTTGAAGGATTTGGAGATAATTCTAGAGCCGTTCAACCACATAATAAGAACGCATCGCTCCTATCTTTTAAACACTGATTATATTGAAAATGTATATGGCAATGCCCAAGGCTATAAGATTCAGCTGAAGGATTGCGAGGACATTGTTCCCGTTTCCAGAAATTATCTTGAAGCATTTAACAGTAAAATGCAGTCATAA